In a genomic window of Streptomyces sp. SJL17-4:
- a CDS encoding multidrug efflux SMR transporter: MGYGLLAGAIAAEILATTSMKYSEGFTKLLPSIVTGAGYLIAFALLAQALKTLQVGTAYAIWAGVGTAAVAVIGILFLGETLSLAKVAGILLIVAGVVVLNLGGAH, translated from the coding sequence ATGGGATACGGACTCCTCGCGGGAGCCATCGCGGCCGAGATACTCGCCACCACCTCCATGAAGTACAGCGAGGGTTTCACCAAGCTCCTGCCCTCGATCGTCACCGGCGCGGGCTACCTCATCGCCTTCGCCCTCCTCGCGCAGGCGCTCAAGACGCTCCAGGTCGGCACCGCGTACGCCATCTGGGCCGGCGTCGGCACCGCCGCCGTCGCCGTGATCGGCATCCTCTTCCTCGGCGAGACCCTCAGCCTCGCCAAGGTCGCCGGCATCCTCCTCATCGTCGCCGGGGTCGTCGTCCTCAACCTCGGCGGCGCCCACTGA
- a CDS encoding SDR family NAD(P)-dependent oxidoreductase has translation MSSHSTDGGRVALVTGSSSGIGAAVARRLSEAGYRVVVNSARSVEPGERLAAELPGARYLQADVSDETQAKALVERTVEALGRLDLLVNCAGTTRFIPHDDLEAASPDVWRHLYDVNVIGVWQTITAAVPHLRKTRGAIVNVSSQAGVRPGGSSIPYAVSKAAVNHMTKLLAKTLGPDIRVNAVAPGLIDTPWFDGVDGADAAKAHVAEVVPLRRVGRAEDIAGAVHDLAHSSYITGEVLLVDGGGHLLG, from the coding sequence ATGAGCTCACACAGCACCGACGGCGGCCGCGTCGCCCTCGTCACCGGTTCGTCCTCGGGCATCGGCGCCGCCGTCGCCCGCCGCCTCTCCGAGGCCGGATACCGGGTCGTGGTCAACTCCGCCCGCTCCGTCGAGCCGGGCGAACGCCTCGCCGCCGAACTGCCAGGCGCCCGCTACCTCCAGGCGGACGTCTCCGACGAGACCCAGGCCAAGGCCCTCGTCGAGCGGACCGTCGAGGCCCTCGGCCGCCTCGACCTCCTCGTCAACTGCGCGGGCACCACCCGGTTCATCCCGCACGACGACCTCGAAGCCGCCTCGCCCGACGTCTGGCGCCACCTCTACGACGTCAACGTCATCGGCGTCTGGCAGACCATCACCGCCGCCGTCCCGCACCTGCGGAAGACCCGCGGCGCCATCGTCAACGTCTCCTCCCAGGCCGGCGTCCGGCCGGGCGGCAGCTCGATCCCGTACGCCGTCTCCAAGGCGGCCGTCAACCACATGACGAAGCTCCTCGCCAAGACCCTCGGCCCCGACATCCGGGTCAACGCGGTCGCGCCCGGACTCATCGACACCCCCTGGTTCGACGGGGTCGACGGCGCCGACGCGGCCAAGGCCCATGTGGCCGAGGTCGTCCCGCTGCGCCGGGTCGGCCGGGCCGAGGACATTGCCGGGGCCGTCCACGACCTCGCCCACTCCTCGTACATCACCGGCGAGGTGCTCCTCGTGGACGGCGGCGGCCACCTGCTCGGCTAG
- a CDS encoding GNAT family N-acetyltransferase: protein MILRDLTLRPATRTELPAVLALLADEDRVVDPASVTVTEAYDRAFTDIEDDPRNEMLVLTDGELVLGCLQVTYIPGLGRGGAERALVEAVRIRADRRGGGLGRELMERAAARARERGCALVQLTSGKRRTDAHRFYASLGYTRSHEGFKLAL from the coding sequence ATGATCCTTCGTGACCTGACCCTGCGCCCCGCGACCCGCACCGAACTTCCCGCCGTCCTCGCGCTCCTGGCCGACGAGGACAGGGTCGTGGACCCCGCCTCGGTCACCGTCACCGAGGCGTACGACCGGGCCTTCACGGACATCGAGGACGATCCGCGCAACGAGATGCTGGTCCTGACGGACGGTGAGCTGGTCCTGGGCTGCCTCCAGGTCACGTACATCCCGGGGCTCGGCCGGGGCGGCGCCGAGCGGGCCCTGGTCGAGGCGGTCCGGATCAGGGCCGACCGGCGCGGCGGCGGGCTCGGCCGGGAGCTGATGGAGCGGGCCGCGGCACGCGCGCGGGAACGCGGCTGCGCGCTGGTCCAGCTGACCAGCGGCAAGCGGCGGACGGACGCCCACCGCTTCTACGCCTCCCTGGGGTACACGCGCAGCCACGAGGGCTTCAAACTCGCGCTCTGA
- a CDS encoding antibiotic biosynthesis monooxygenase, which produces MNAVAHPDARPDLHRPGVGAVLVSTWRVGTPERQRAAVDAIRKAWESREWPDLGLLSYSVSLGTDGDTLLHYSQWTAEQAYEDFVRTYRDDRNAEIDAAVPGIERVELRRYAPIHRSAVRDRTGTEELPGIVVIVEADFEGPDAGSREEWVDAVFTALDEDAADEDAAVRPRSGGAGAHFHLSTDGGRVLNYAEWESERAHEEWLADEGRSSEAWTRVHHYPGLVGGRVKRYTPALSLSAGV; this is translated from the coding sequence ATGAACGCCGTCGCCCACCCCGATGCCCGTCCCGACCTCCACCGCCCCGGAGTCGGCGCCGTCCTCGTCAGCACCTGGCGGGTCGGCACCCCCGAGCGCCAGCGCGCGGCCGTCGACGCCATCCGCAAGGCCTGGGAGAGCAGGGAGTGGCCCGACCTCGGGCTGCTCTCGTACAGCGTCTCCCTCGGGACCGACGGGGACACGCTGCTGCACTACTCGCAGTGGACCGCCGAGCAGGCCTACGAGGACTTCGTCCGCACCTACCGCGACGACCGGAACGCCGAGATCGACGCCGCCGTGCCCGGCATCGAGCGGGTGGAGCTCCGCCGCTACGCGCCGATCCACCGCTCCGCCGTCCGCGACCGGACGGGCACGGAGGAGCTGCCCGGGATCGTCGTGATCGTCGAGGCCGACTTCGAGGGGCCGGACGCGGGAAGCCGGGAGGAGTGGGTCGACGCCGTCTTCACCGCCCTGGACGAGGACGCGGCGGACGAGGACGCGGCGGTGCGGCCGCGGTCCGGAGGGGCAGGCGCCCACTTCCATCTGTCCACCGACGGCGGCCGGGTCCTGAACTACGCCGAGTGGGAGAGCGAGCGGGCCCATGAGGAGTGGCTGGCCGACGAGGGCCGGTCGAGCGAGGCCTGGACGCGGGTGCACCACTACCCGGGGCTCGTGGGCGGCCGGGTGAAGCGGTACACGCCCGCGCTCAGCCTGAGCGCGGGCGTGTGA
- a CDS encoding TetR family transcriptional regulator: MARARRHDPERRDRIVDAALRVAGRSGIAGLSHRTVAAEADVPLGSTTYHFASLDELLVAALREANEGFGQLLRERLTPAAPGVGLGAVPGAELAAVPGAELAAVLARLLGEWLGGERAQVELEYELYLAALRRPALRPVAAEWAATVISALADHTDPVTARALVALMDGVCLQCLLTDDPYDEAYAREMLTRVLAPGAGPPRS; this comes from the coding sequence ATGGCCCGCGCACGCCGGCACGACCCCGAACGGCGGGACCGGATCGTCGACGCGGCCCTCCGCGTCGCCGGGCGGTCCGGGATCGCCGGGCTGAGCCACCGCACCGTGGCCGCCGAGGCGGACGTGCCGCTCGGCTCGACCACGTACCACTTCGCCTCCCTCGACGAACTCCTCGTCGCCGCCCTCCGCGAGGCCAACGAGGGCTTCGGGCAGCTGCTGAGGGAGCGGCTCACCCCCGCCGCGCCCGGCGTCGGCCTCGGAGCCGTGCCCGGTGCCGAGCTCGCGGCCGTGCCCGGTGCCGAGCTCGCGGCCGTGCTCGCCCGCCTTCTCGGGGAGTGGCTGGGAGGCGAACGCGCCCAGGTGGAGCTGGAGTACGAGCTCTACCTCGCCGCCCTGCGCCGCCCCGCGCTCCGCCCGGTCGCCGCCGAGTGGGCCGCGACCGTGATCTCCGCCCTCGCGGACCACACCGACCCCGTCACCGCGCGCGCCCTGGTCGCCCTCATGGACGGCGTCTGCCTCCAGTGCCTGCTCACCGACGACCCGTACGACGAGGCGTACGCGCGGGAGATGCTGACACGGGTGCTGGCTCCGGGCGCGGGCCCGCCGCGATCCTGA
- a CDS encoding endonuclease/exonuclease/phosphatase family protein, whose amino-acid sequence MPSSIPRSAGRTVARSAAVSAVVAAALAAGLLAGSTNAAADDTAGVRIHDIQGTTRVSPLVGKQVTGVTGIVTGVRTYGSRGFWIQDPEGDADPATSEGLFVFTSSVPTVAVGDAVSLNGTVTEYVPGGLNSGNQSLTQISKPVITVVSKGNAVPAPVTISSWSVPDEYAPEGDAAAAGSINGLTLDPETYALDYYESLEGTNVRIGSSRVVGATDPYSELWVTVKPWENPTSRGGTVYGSYESQNTGRLQIQSLTPIAQQPFPKANVGDRLTGTTEGPLDFNQFGGYTLTARTLGTVVDRGLERESTDKQHKNELSVATYNVENLDPSDPQEKFDALAKAVVDNLASPDILALEEIQDNNGAKNDGTVAADQTVKKFTDAIVAAGGPAYEWRSVDPENNKDGGEPGGNIRQVFLFNPERVSFTDRAATDPSSATAVTGRKGDAALTVSPGRIDPANSAWESSRKPLAGEFVFRGRTVFVIANHFGSKGGDESLVSHHQPPVRSSEAKRLLQAQSVNGFVKQLLAVEKQADVLVVGDINDFEFSGTTKALTEGGALYPAVKSLPRGERYSYVFQGNSQVLDQILTSPGVHHFEYDSVHINAEFADQDSDHDPQVLRFRP is encoded by the coding sequence ATGCCTTCCTCCATACCGAGATCTGCCGGCCGCACCGTCGCGCGCTCCGCCGCGGTCTCCGCCGTCGTCGCCGCCGCCCTCGCCGCGGGCCTGCTGGCCGGTTCGACGAACGCCGCCGCCGATGACACGGCCGGTGTCCGCATCCACGACATCCAGGGCACCACGCGCGTCTCGCCGCTCGTCGGCAAGCAGGTCACCGGCGTCACGGGCATCGTCACCGGTGTCCGCACCTACGGCTCGCGCGGCTTCTGGATCCAGGACCCCGAGGGCGACGCGGACCCGGCCACCAGCGAGGGCCTCTTCGTCTTCACCAGCTCCGTCCCGACGGTCGCCGTCGGCGACGCGGTCAGCCTGAACGGCACCGTCACCGAGTACGTCCCCGGCGGGCTGAACTCCGGCAACCAGTCGCTGACCCAGATCTCCAAGCCGGTCATCACCGTGGTCTCGAAGGGCAACGCCGTCCCGGCCCCCGTGACCATCTCGTCCTGGTCCGTCCCCGACGAGTACGCCCCCGAGGGCGACGCGGCCGCCGCCGGGTCGATCAACGGCCTGACCCTGGACCCGGAGACGTACGCCCTGGACTACTACGAGTCCCTGGAGGGCACCAACGTCCGGATCGGCTCCTCGCGCGTGGTCGGCGCCACCGACCCGTACTCCGAGCTGTGGGTCACGGTGAAGCCCTGGGAGAACCCCACCTCGCGCGGCGGCACGGTCTACGGCTCGTACGAGTCGCAGAACACCGGCCGGCTCCAGATCCAGTCGCTGACCCCGATCGCCCAGCAGCCGTTCCCCAAGGCGAACGTCGGCGACCGGCTGACCGGCACGACCGAGGGCCCGCTCGACTTCAACCAGTTCGGCGGCTACACGCTCACCGCCCGCACCCTCGGCACGGTCGTCGACCGGGGCCTGGAGCGCGAGTCCACGGACAAGCAGCACAAGAACGAGCTGTCCGTGGCCACCTACAACGTGGAGAACCTCGACCCGAGCGACCCGCAGGAGAAGTTCGACGCGCTCGCGAAGGCCGTCGTCGACAACCTCGCCTCGCCCGACATCCTCGCCCTGGAGGAGATCCAGGACAACAACGGCGCCAAGAACGACGGCACCGTCGCCGCCGACCAGACGGTGAAGAAGTTCACGGACGCGATCGTGGCGGCCGGCGGCCCGGCGTACGAGTGGCGCTCGGTCGACCCGGAGAACAACAAGGACGGCGGCGAGCCCGGCGGCAATATCCGTCAGGTCTTCCTCTTCAACCCCGAGCGGGTCTCCTTCACGGACCGCGCGGCCACCGACCCGAGCTCCGCCACCGCCGTGACGGGCCGCAAGGGCGACGCCGCCCTGACGGTCTCCCCGGGCCGGATCGACCCGGCGAACTCCGCCTGGGAGAGCAGCCGCAAGCCGCTGGCGGGCGAGTTCGTCTTCCGCGGCCGTACGGTCTTCGTGATCGCCAACCACTTCGGTTCGAAGGGCGGCGACGAGTCGCTCGTCTCGCACCACCAGCCGCCGGTCCGCTCCTCCGAGGCGAAGCGGCTGCTCCAGGCGCAGTCCGTCAACGGCTTCGTGAAGCAGCTCCTCGCGGTCGAGAAGCAGGCCGACGTCCTCGTCGTCGGTGACATCAACGACTTCGAGTTCTCCGGGACGACGAAGGCCCTGACCGAGGGCGGCGCGCTGTACCCGGCCGTGAAGTCGCTGCCGCGCGGCGAGCGCTACTCGTACGTCTTCCAGGGCAACAGCCAGGTGCTCGACCAGATCCTGACGAGCCCCGGCGTGCACCACTTCGAGTACGACAGCGTCCACATCAACGCCGAGTTCGCCGACCAGGACAGCGACCACGACCCCCAGGTCCTGCGCTTCCGCCCGTAG
- a CDS encoding oxidoreductase → MTIPPGPPPYGYGYPPPPPPPKPGVIPLAPLTISTILTGAFATFGRYWKQLLGVAAVIYLGALLVVGASIGIAFAVVGDVFPAVFDLPPGQEPQWDDIRPLIIAFVCVWLAGTIAIVCANALVAAACPAVVQEAVLGRPTTFGAVWRRAWDRMPAVLGTVFLTSLALLIPMALFLSAFVAMMVAFFRELADASTGADSTISFVLPLTLFLMALATLPFALWIWVKFSLAPAAAVMEGQGPVASMRRSSQLVRGDWWRVFGCLLAAAVMASVVGMVIQQLLSTLASAPLAATDFSSEDSAVVVASLIVIVTLLIVGQLISQAVVSVFPPLVTALLYVDQRIRRENLAPELTRAAGLG, encoded by the coding sequence ATGACGATTCCCCCAGGGCCGCCGCCCTACGGCTACGGCTATCCGCCGCCGCCCCCGCCGCCGAAGCCCGGCGTGATACCCCTGGCGCCGCTCACCATCAGCACGATCCTGACCGGTGCCTTCGCGACCTTCGGCCGCTACTGGAAGCAGCTCCTCGGTGTGGCGGCGGTGATCTACCTCGGCGCCCTGCTGGTCGTCGGAGCCTCGATCGGTATCGCGTTCGCGGTCGTCGGCGACGTCTTCCCCGCCGTGTTCGACCTGCCCCCGGGCCAGGAGCCGCAGTGGGACGACATCCGTCCACTGATCATCGCCTTCGTCTGCGTCTGGCTGGCCGGCACGATCGCGATCGTGTGCGCGAACGCCCTGGTGGCGGCGGCCTGCCCGGCCGTGGTCCAGGAGGCGGTACTCGGCCGCCCCACGACCTTCGGCGCGGTCTGGCGCCGGGCCTGGGACCGGATGCCGGCCGTGCTCGGCACCGTGTTCCTGACGAGCCTGGCGCTGCTGATCCCGATGGCCCTCTTCCTGAGCGCCTTCGTCGCGATGATGGTCGCGTTCTTCCGCGAGCTCGCCGACGCGAGCACCGGGGCGGACTCCACGATCTCGTTCGTCCTTCCCCTGACCCTGTTCCTGATGGCGCTGGCGACCCTGCCGTTCGCCCTCTGGATCTGGGTGAAGTTCAGCCTGGCCCCGGCGGCGGCCGTGATGGAGGGTCAGGGCCCGGTCGCCTCGATGCGCCGCTCCTCGCAGCTGGTCCGCGGTGACTGGTGGCGCGTGTTCGGCTGCCTGCTCGCCGCCGCGGTCATGGCCTCCGTCGTGGGCATGGTGATCCAGCAGCTGCTCTCCACGCTGGCGTCGGCCCCGCTGGCGGCCACCGACTTCTCCAGCGAGGACTCCGCCGTCGTGGTGGCGTCCCTGATCGTGATCGTCACGCTCCTCATCGTCGGCCAGCTGATCAGCCAGGCGGTCGTCTCCGTCTTCCCGCCGCTGGTCACCGCGCTGCTCTACGTCGACCAGCGGATCCGCAGGGAGAACCTGGCACCGGAACTGACCCGCGCGGCCGGACTCGGCTAG
- the dapA gene encoding 4-hydroxy-tetrahydrodipicolinate synthase yields MSPSLSHPARPFGRALCAMITPFAPDGALDLDEAGKLAARLVGEGCDGLVLNGTTGESPTTSDAEKAALVRAVREAVGPGPSVLAGVGTADTRHTAELARQAEAAGADGLLVVTPYYSRPQQSAVEAHFLKVADATGLPVMVYDIPGRTGTRVETATLRRLAEHPRIVAVKDCAYDLLGSARVIAETPLAYYSGCEEMNLPLYAVGGAGYVSTVANVVPRQLRAVLDAFDAGDTAEAARLNARLLPLAERMMAAGLPGTVTVKALLGGPLREPLQPADREAVDGLRGLYEALLQAESVV; encoded by the coding sequence ATGAGCCCTTCCCTTTCCCACCCGGCCCGTCCCTTCGGCCGCGCGCTCTGCGCGATGATCACCCCGTTCGCCCCGGACGGCGCGCTCGACCTCGACGAGGCGGGCAAGCTGGCCGCCCGGCTCGTCGGCGAGGGCTGCGACGGCCTGGTCCTGAACGGCACGACCGGTGAGTCCCCTACCACCTCCGATGCCGAGAAGGCCGCGCTCGTCCGCGCCGTCCGGGAGGCCGTGGGCCCCGGCCCCTCGGTCCTCGCGGGCGTCGGCACCGCCGACACCCGGCACACCGCCGAACTGGCCCGCCAGGCCGAGGCGGCGGGCGCGGACGGCCTGCTCGTCGTCACCCCGTACTACAGCCGCCCGCAGCAGTCGGCCGTCGAGGCCCACTTCCTGAAGGTCGCGGACGCGACCGGTCTCCCGGTGATGGTCTACGACATCCCCGGCCGTACGGGCACCCGCGTCGAGACCGCGACGCTGCGGCGGCTCGCCGAGCACCCGCGGATCGTGGCGGTCAAGGACTGCGCGTACGACCTGCTGGGCTCGGCCCGGGTGATCGCGGAGACCCCGCTCGCGTACTACTCGGGCTGCGAGGAGATGAACCTGCCGCTGTACGCGGTCGGCGGCGCCGGCTATGTCAGCACGGTGGCGAACGTGGTGCCCCGTCAGCTGCGCGCGGTCCTCGACGCCTTCGACGCGGGCGACACGGCGGAGGCGGCGCGGCTCAACGCCCGGCTGCTGCCGCTCGCCGAACGGATGATGGCCGCGGGCCTGCCCGGCACGGTGACCGTCAAGGCGCTGCTCGGCGGCCCGCTGCGCGAACCGCTGCAGCCCGCCGACCGGGAGGCGGTCGACGGGCTGCGTGGTCTGTACGAGGCGCTGCTTCAGGCGGAGTCGGTGGTGTAG
- the dapD gene encoding 2,3,4,5-tetrahydropyridine-2,6-dicarboxylate N-succinyltransferase, producing MTTAPRTTGAVAAGLATIAGDGTVLDTWFPAPELTEAAGPAGTERLTPDEAVNALGEGAAKALGVDARRGVEVVAVRTVIASLDEKPLDAHDAYLRLHLLSHRLVKPHGQSLDGVFGLLANVAWTSLGPVAVDDIEKVRLNARAEGLHLAVTSIDKFPRMTDYVAPAGVRIADADRVRLGAHLAAGTTVMHEGFVNFNAGTLGTSMVEGRISAGVVVGNGSDIGGGASTMGTLSGGGNVVISIGERCLIGAEAGVGIALGDECVVEAGLYVTAGTRVTMPDGEIVKARDLSGGSNILFRRNSVTGAVEARPNNAVWGGLNDILHSHN from the coding sequence ATGACCACTGCTCCTCGCACCACCGGCGCCGTCGCCGCCGGCCTCGCCACCATCGCCGGCGACGGCACCGTTCTCGACACCTGGTTCCCCGCCCCCGAGCTGACCGAGGCGGCCGGCCCCGCCGGCACCGAGCGGCTCACCCCCGACGAGGCCGTGAACGCCCTCGGCGAAGGCGCCGCCAAGGCCCTCGGCGTGGACGCCCGCCGGGGCGTCGAGGTGGTCGCCGTCCGCACCGTCATCGCCTCGCTCGACGAGAAGCCGCTCGACGCCCACGACGCGTACCTGCGTCTGCACCTGCTCAGCCACCGCCTGGTCAAGCCGCACGGGCAGAGCCTGGACGGCGTCTTCGGCCTGCTCGCCAACGTCGCCTGGACCTCGCTCGGCCCGGTCGCCGTCGACGACATCGAGAAGGTCCGCCTCAACGCGCGCGCCGAGGGCCTGCACCTCGCCGTCACCAGCATCGACAAGTTCCCGCGGATGACGGACTACGTCGCCCCCGCCGGGGTCCGGATCGCCGACGCCGACCGCGTCCGCCTCGGCGCCCACCTCGCGGCCGGCACCACCGTCATGCACGAGGGCTTCGTCAACTTCAACGCCGGCACCCTCGGCACCTCGATGGTCGAGGGCCGGATCTCCGCCGGTGTCGTCGTCGGCAACGGCTCCGACATCGGCGGCGGCGCCTCCACCATGGGCACCCTCTCGGGCGGCGGCAACGTCGTCATCTCGATCGGCGAGCGCTGCCTGATCGGCGCCGAGGCGGGCGTCGGCATCGCGCTCGGCGACGAGTGCGTCGTCGAGGCCGGTCTGTACGTCACCGCCGGCACCCGGGTCACGATGCCCGACGGCGAGATCGTGAAGGCCCGCGACCTCTCCGGTGGCTCGAACATCCTGTTCCGCCGCAACTCGGTCACCGGCGCCGTCGAGGCCCGCCCGAACAACGCGGTCTGGGGTGGGCTGAACGACATCCTCCACAGCCACAACTGA